A genomic region of Macaca thibetana thibetana isolate TM-01 chromosome 14, ASM2454274v1, whole genome shotgun sequence contains the following coding sequences:
- the LOC126935263 gene encoding olfactory receptor 52D1-like has translation MISYYGCLTQMFFVHGVFATESAVLLAMAFDRYVAICCPLHYASILNATMIGKVGVACVIHGLLFVFPFVIFTERLPFCGRHIIPHTYCEHTGIAKLACASIKPNTIYGLTVALSITGMDVVLIASSCLLILLTVLRLHSKDAQL, from the coding sequence ATGATTTCCTACTATGGCTGCCTCACCCAGATGTTTTTTGTTCATGGAGTCTTTGCCACAGAGTCAGCTGTTCTGTTGGCCATGGCTTTTGATCGCTATGTGGCCATCTGCTGTCCACTTCATTATGCATCCATCCTCAATGCCACCATGATTGGGAAGGTTGGTGTAGCATGTGTGATTCATggtcttctctttgttttccccTTTGTCATCTTCACTGAACGCTTACCCTTCTGTGGACGTCACATCATTCCTCACACCTACTGTGAGCACACGGGCATAGCCAAGCTTGCCTGTGCCAGCATCAAGCCCAACACCATTTATGGTCTCACTGTGGCACTTTCAATCACTGGCATGGATGTGGTCCTCATTGCCTCCTCTTGCCTCCTGATCCTGCTGACTGTGCTGCGCTTGCACTCTAAGGATGCTCAGCTCTGA